Proteins encoded by one window of Lathyrus oleraceus cultivar Zhongwan6 chromosome 1, CAAS_Psat_ZW6_1.0, whole genome shotgun sequence:
- the LOC127094348 gene encoding secreted RxLR effector protein 161-like codes for MVGSNPASSPFEPNLKLEKREEEDMVNVNLFKQIVGSLSYVCNSMPDIDFSVSLVSKYMDEHKVSYMKAARRILRYQKRSINYAIMFPRDSESKEAMSNCYSDVDWCGDKEDRRSTTGYFFQVFGVSIS; via the coding sequence ATGGTTGGTTCGAATCCTGCATCCTCACCTTTCGAACCAAATCTGAAACTAGAGAAGCGTGAAGAGGAGGACATGGTCAATGTCAATTTATTCAAACAAATTGTAGGATCTCTGAGTTATGTGTGCAATAGCATGCCTGATATAGATTTCTCAGTCAGCTTGGTAAGCAAATACATGGATGAACACAAGGTATCATACATGAAAGCTGCAAGAAGAATCCTGAGATACCAAAAAAGATCAATAAATTATGCAATCATGTTTCCACGAGATTCTGAAAGCAAAGAAGCTATGAGTAATTGTTATTCAGatgttgattggtgtggagataaggaagatcgAAGAAGCACAACTGGCtatttctttcaagtatttggtgTTTCAATCTCATGA
- the LOC127120092 gene encoding uncharacterized protein LOC127120092 yields MTILSLLPTNYSGFLHQGTPFLQSKFPTRIGYHHRDGSVTPQMICKANRTQKYSNNISTKSATFASKNDQQYISYDDSPEEPILLTLIKESLWALKSLFVFLIEQPSQLKYIEWPSFSNTLRTATLTLVIVAFLLVALSSVDSALSYLLNLALRKST; encoded by the exons ATGACGATTCTTTCTCTGTTGCCAACAAACTATTCAG GTTTCCTTCATCAAGGTACTCCTTTTCTTCAATCAAAGTTTCCAACGAGAATTGGTTATCATCACAGAGATGGTTCCGTTACACCACAAATG ATTTGTAAAGCCAACAGAACACAAAAATATTCAAACAATATTAGCACCAAGTCTGCGACGTTTGCTTCAAAAAATGACCAGCAGTATATAAGCTATGATGATTCGCCCGAGGAGCCCATTTTGCTAACATTGATCAAAGAATCCTTATG GGCTTTAAAGTCTTTATTTGTGTTTTTAATCGAGCAACCTAGTCAACTGAAGTATATAGAGTGGCCAAGCTTTAGTAATACG CTGAGGACCGCGACACTGACTCTTGTTATTGTGGCGTTTCTTCTTGTTGCATTGTCGTCTGTTGATTCGGCTCTCAGCTACCTTTTGAATTTAGCTCTTCGGAAAAGCACATAA